One window of the Benincasa hispida cultivar B227 chromosome 3, ASM972705v1, whole genome shotgun sequence genome contains the following:
- the LOC120073175 gene encoding serine/threonine-protein kinase SRK2A-like, translated as MDKYEVVKDLGAGNFGVARLLRHKETKELVAMKYIERGHKIDENVAREIINHRSLRHPNIIRFKEVVLTPTHLAIVMEYAAGGELFERICNAGRFSEDEARYFFQQLISGVNYCHSMQICHRDLKLENTLLDGSTAPRLKICDFGYSKSSLLHSRPKSTVGTPAYIAPEVLSRREYDGKMADVWSCGVTLYVMLVGAYPFEDQEDPKNFRKTIQRIMAVQYKIPDYVHISQDCRHLLSRIFVPNPSRRITLMEIKNHPWFLKNLPRELTESAQAAYYKRDNLSFSLQSVDEIMKIVGEARNPPPSSRPLKGFGWATEDDEESNEDVDGVVEKEEEEEDEYDKRVKEVHASGEYLVN; from the exons ATGGACAAATACGAGGTCGTTAAGGATTTGGGTGCTGGCAATTTCGGCGTTGCTCGACTCCTCAGGCATAAGGAAACAAAAGAGCTTGTCGCCATGAAGTACATAGAACGTGGTCACAAG ATAGATGAGAATGTGGCAAGAGAGATTATAAACCATCGATCACTTCGGCATCCAAATATAATTCGTTTCAAGGAG GTTGTTTTGACCCCAACGCATTTGGCTATTGTGATGGAATATGCTGCTGGGGGAGAGCTGTTTGAAAGAATTTGTAATGCTGGCCGTTTCAGTGAAGATGAG GCTAGATATTTCTTCCAGCAGCTAATTTCTGGTGTCAACTATTGCCATTCAATG CAAATATGTCATAGAGACCTAAAGCTAGAAAATACACTTTTAGATGGAAGCACAGCACCTCGCCTGAAGATATGTGACTTTGGTTACTCTAAG TCATCCCTGCTGCATTCGAGACCAAAATCAACTGTTGGTACTCCAGCATATATAGCACCAGAAGTTCTTTCTCGAAGAGAGTATGATGGCAAG ATGGCAGATGTATGGTCATGTGGAGTAACTCTTTATGTCATGTTGGTTGGTGCATATCCTTTTGAGGATCAGGAGGATCCtaaaaattttaggaaaacaattcAG CGTATTATGGCCGTTCAGTACAAAATTCCAGACTATGTTCACATATCTCAAGATTGTCGACACCTTTTATCTCGCATTTTTGTCCCTAATCCATCAAGG AGAATTACTTTAATGGAGATAAAAAATCACCCATGGTTCTTGAAGAACTTGCCAAGAGAACTTACTGAATCGGCTCAAGCAGCTTATTACAAGAGAGACAACCTGAGCTTCTCTCTCCAAAGCGTGgatgaaattatgaaaattgtgGGGGAGGCTAGAAACCCACCACCATCGTCAAGACCTCTCAAAGGTTTTGGATGGGCAACAGAAGATGACGAAGAAAGCAATGAGGACGTCGACGGAGTGGtggaaaaagaggaagaagaagaagacgagtATGATAAGAGGGTGAAAGAAGTTCATGCAAGTGGAGAGTACTTGGTCAATTAG